One window of the Etheostoma spectabile isolate EspeVRDwgs_2016 unplaced genomic scaffold, UIUC_Espe_1.0 scaffold273, whole genome shotgun sequence genome contains the following:
- the gpr137 gene encoding integral membrane protein GPR137 — protein MEAPLTAAPPPNSSDLPVPIPLHPAVAPSVELGFTILYTALYAALFLVVYAQLWLLYLYRHKRWSYQSVFLFLCLLWAALRTTLFSFYFYNALEANHLPVAVYWLLYCFPVCLQFFTLSLINLYFTQVLLKVRESCSSDVDRGLWLARCAYGALSAIFLCVNVACASLEDRGPGPGGRTWSLVLVRVLVNDLLFILDAVVLAALLLLLTRHSRSTSPYLLSKGTTVCRTAALGAAVILLFASRACYNLTVLVLSQNHRVESFNFDWYNVSDQADLRSELGDRGYLAFGAILFIWELLPTSLLILIFRVRRPAQETSSMAIGNRVLPRPYFFDDPQGSDDDVPAPWARSHTHSSWYGSETAPLLFASNPPDQSQQHHSFYSTPQN, from the exons ATGGAAGCTCCACTCACAGCTGCCCCTCCTCCCAACTCCTCCGACCTGCCGGTCCCGATCCCCCTGCATCCAGCTGTCGCCCCGTCCGTCGAGCTCGGCTTCACCATCCTCTACACCGCTCTGTACGCCGCGCTGTTCCTGGTGGTGTACGCACAGCTCTGGCTCCTCTACCTCTACAGACACAAAAGATGGAGCTACCAGAGCGTCTTCCTGTTCCTCTGCCTGCTCTGGGCTGCCCTCCGCACCACCCTTTTCTCCTTTTACTTCTATAACGCTCTGGAGGCCAACCACCTACCTGTTGCAGTCTACTGGCTGCTGTACTgcttccctgtctgtctgcagttCTTCACTCTCAGCCTCATTAACCTGTATTTCACTCAG GTCTTACTCAAAGTGAGGGAGTCGTGTAGCTCAGACGTGGACAGAGGACT ATGGTTGGCGAGGTGTGCGTACGGTGCCTTGAGCGCCATCTTTCTCTGCGTCAACGTGGCCTGTGCGTCTCTGGAGGACAGAGGCCCCGGGCCGGGGGGGCGGACCTGGAGTCTGGTCCTGGTCCGAGTTCTAGTCAACGACTTGCTCTTCATCCTGGATGCGGTGGTGCTGGCCGCCTTGCTGTTGCTCCTGACCCGCCACTCGCGCTCCACCAGCCCCTACCTGCTCAGCAAG GGGACCACGGTGTGCCGTACGGCAGCTCTGGGGGCAGCAGTGATCCTGCTGTTTGCGAGTCGGGCCTGCTACAACCTGACGGTGCTCGTTCTGTCTCAGAACCACCGCGTGGAGTCCTTCAACTTTGACTGGTACAACGTCTCAGACCAG gctGACTTGCGTAGTGAACTGGGCGACAGGGGCTACCTGGCCTTCGGCGCCATCCTCTTCATATGGGAGCTGCTGCCGACCAGTCTGCTCATCCTCATCTTCAGGGTCCGCCGGCCTGCGCAGGAG ACCAGCAGCATGGCCATTGGCAACAGGGTCCTACCTCGGCCGTATTTCTTTGACGACCCTCAAGGCAGCGATGACGACGTCCCCGCTCCATGGGCACGCAGTCATACACACTCCAG CTGGTACGGATCCGAGACAGCTCCTCTCCTGTTTGCCAGCAATCCTCCAGATCAGAGCCAGCAGCACCACTCGTTCTACTCCACCCCCCAGAACTGA